The Schizosaccharomyces pombe strain 972h- genome assembly, chromosome: I genome contains a region encoding:
- the tsc3 gene encoding serine palmitoyl transferase A subunit, translating into MGNPVVIKAKKDYDCVFEPEPMSWLRLQYYRYQVTAGTYLFTYKEAFVFNTVVFIIVFLTGWAAKSIIVKLLPSLWRLSTLIPSFFASFFMSLLGKDASSQ; encoded by the coding sequence ATGGGCAATCCAGTTGTTATTAAGGCTAAAAAGGATTATGACTGTGTGTTTGAACCCGAACCTATGAGTTGGTTAAGGCTTCAATACTATCGCTATCAAGTGACTGCTGGAACTTATCTATTCACATACAAAGAAgcctttgtttttaatactGTCGTGTTCATCATCGTCTTCCTCACTGGTTGGGCTGCTAAATCTATCATTGTTAAACTTCTTCCATCTTTATGGCGTTTAAGCACCCTTATTCCTTCGTTTTTTGCTAGTTTTTTTATGTCTTTACTGGGAAAGGATGCATCTTCTCAGTAA
- the ted1 gene encoding phosphoprotein phosphatase: MFARHPNLLWLNKQLSILHYLCLVFLAVYYAYPLLFGIMPRKLQLEDENSFVIMGVADPQIEGNHKIEANGFFKGTLDLWGNDLFLRHLVHMNQFWGQPDAMILLGDLVSFQHLDNEEFNKRAKRLKKITGAKNFWQVGNSSLPARTFENGNIPVWTIAGNHDIGYGCESSDAQISKWEQAMGPVNWVSHFNVSKFPVRVIGINSLSLDDVQFYDANPSDIINSKSFSSLGILALSKEARDAWQFLFDIALEPSIPTILFTHVPLYKPANVCVDEPRIVRQLDFRVKSQNHLSYNTTMKIFELIPSIKLVLSGHDHMGCDYEHPNGAIEHTLPSAMGYFGGNIGFVKLIATNDVLTESSKNTPSVVTFLIQKLIGQRWKKASLKQSKFSSDIYATYTLSHGGPSYIWWALHISVCVLTILRLLVISLQHI; this comes from the coding sequence ATGTTTGCAAGACATCCGAATTTATTATGGTTGAACAAACAACTGTCTATTTTACATTATCTTTGCCTAGTTTTTTTAGCTGTCTACTATGCCTATCCTCTACTATTTGGCATAATGCCAAGAAAGCTGCAACTCGAAGatgaaaattcttttgttaTTATGGGGGTTGCTGATCCTCAGATTGAAGGGAATCATAAAATCGAAGCAaatggattttttaaaggcaCTTTAGATCTTTGGGGGaatgatttgtttttacgACACCTTGTACATATGAATCAGTTTTGGGGTCAACCAGATGCGATGATTCTGTTGGGTGACTTGGTCAGTTTTCAGCACTTGGATAACGAAGAATTCAACAAAAGAGCTAAAAGactgaaaaaaatcactggggcaaaaaacttttggcAAGTAGGAAACTCCAGTTTACCAGCACGTACTTTTGAAAACGGTAACATTCCCGTTTGGACGATTGCGGGTAATCATGACATTGGCTATGGCTGCGAAAGTTCAGACGCACAAATTAGCAAATGGGAACAAGCTATGGGCCCGGTAAATTGGGTTTCGCACTTCAATGTTTCTAAATTTCCTGTCCGTGTGATCGGCATAAATAGCCTTTCGCTTGATGATGTTCAGTTTTACGATGCGAACCCTAGCGATATTATTAACagtaaaagtttttcatcattagGTATACTTgctctttcaaaagaagcTAGGGATGCTTGgcaatttcttttcgaCATTGCTTTAGAGCCGTCTATTCCAACCATACTGTTCACCCATGTGCCACTCTACAAACCAGCTAATGTGTGTGTTGACGAACCGAGAATCGTTCGTCAATTGGATTTTCGGGTCAAGTCTCAAAATCATTTATCGTATAATACTActatgaaaatttttgaattgatTCCTAGCATCAAATTGGTCCTTTCTGGCCATGATCATATGGGTTGTGACTACGAACACCCGAACGGTGCCATCGAACATACATTACCCAGCGCAATGGGGTACTTTGGAGGAAATATTGGTTTTGTCAAACTGATCGCGACAAATGATGTTCTTACAGAGTCCTCCAAGAACACACCCTCGGTTGTTACATTTCTGATTCAAAAACTCATTGGCCAACGATGGAAGAAGGCTTCATTGAAACAGTCAAAATTCAGTTCCGACATAT
- the apt1 gene encoding adenine phosphoribosyltransferase: MSDDRINYLKNKLVQYPDFPKKGILFEDIMPIFQDPRAFGILIDLLLEAVETEFNNIDVIVGLEARGFLFGPTLALRANCAFVPVRKPNKLPGDLVVVSYNKEYSTDSFAIQKGTIKPGQRVLIVDDILATGGTALAADELVTRLGGELVGHLFLLELTFLQGRKRLMAPTYTLLTGQDEAPDGSEFA; the protein is encoded by the exons ATGTCCGACGATAGAATCAATTACCTTAAGAATAAACTTGTTCAATATCCAGATTTTCCCAAAAAGGGAATCTTGTTTGAAGAT ATAATGCCCATTTTTCAAGATCCCAGAGCCTTTGGCATCCTTATCGATCTTTTGCTTGAAGCCGTTGAAACTGAATTCAATAACATTGATGTGATTGTTGGTTTGGAGGCGCGtggatttctttttggacCTACGTTGGCTTTACGTGCAAATTGTGCATTTGTCCCTGTCCGTAAGCCCAACAAGCTTCCCGGTGATTTGGTCGTCGTAAGCTACAATAAGGAATATTCTACTGATTCTTTTGCAATCCAAAAGGGTACTATTAAACCCGGTCAAAGAGTCTTAATAGTTGACGACATTCTTGCTACTGGTGGCACCGCCTTGGCTGCTGATGAACTCGTTACTCGTTTGGGTGGTGAATTAGTTGGACATCTCTTCCTTTTAGAACTTACATTTCTTCAAGGACGTAAGCGTCTTATGGCTCCTACTTATACACTTCTTACTGGACAGGATGAAGCACCTGATGGTAGTGAATTTGCTTAA
- the mnl1 gene encoding alpha mannosidase Mnl1, whose translation MGSLHSIFCVCLILLCIFKENSIVGAINSARMVELRETSRRLFYHGYNNYMQFAFPNDELAPLSCEGLGPDYENPNNIGVNDVRGDYLLTLVDVLDTLVVLGDREGFQDAVDKVIHHINFERDTKVQVFEATIRILGGLLSSHIFASEEKYGFQIPLYKGELLTLATELAERLLPAFRTPTGIPFARINLMKGVAYREVTENCAAAASSLVLEFSMLTALTGNNKFKASAENAFFSVWKRRSGIGLLGNSIDVLSGRWIYPVSGVGAGIDSFYEYAFKSYIFLGDPRYLEVWQKSLESLRHYTASLNEYYYQNVYSANGMVMSRWVDSLSAYFPGLLVLAGELELAKKMHLYYFSIYLKFGQLPERYNLYTKSIELNGYPLRPEFAESTYYLYRATKDVFYLHVGELLLSNIENHLWTPCGFAAVENLEKYTLSNRMESFFLSETLKYLFLLFDDDNPIHRSHHDFIFTTEGHLFPVTNQTRLSTSQRIYDGGEVCVAEDYDRSKWPMLYSLIASRDDYDYVSHLVGIDNKAIPSYLIDPSGVCKRPEYSDGFELLYGSALVSPIKSVERVTNNVYISDIIGNKLKFVQKEGSNSLFLYTAGAESINENDTVFLTDPDYETFTRPDALYFDRTIAQLENPNSGQKTFGKFLQFDNDNSLPSKVFKTVLLNNSMCQKPSDTLDKDTAYIAPLGNCSWVQQAKNTNKAGLLILITDGEFINPLENIHSQNSLFNWVKPYIPPTILLKNENNFVSKWANVSVRQSDFDAPSYFQGTPVSNLYLCLKCINS comes from the exons ATGGGTAGCTTGCACTCGATTTTCTGtgtttgtttgattttactatgcatttttaaagaaaactcAATCGTTGGGGCCATAAACTCCGCGAGAATGGTAGAGCTAAG GGAAACTTCTCGGAGACTGTTTTATCATGGATATAACAATTACATGCAATTTGCCTTTCCTAACGATGAGCTCGCCCCATTGTCCTGCGAAGGGTTGGGACCGGACTACGAAAATCCTAACAACATTGGTGTCAACGATGTTCGAGGTGATTATTTGTTGACATTGGTCGATGTTTTAGATACCTTGGTGGTTTTGGGAGACCGAGAAGGGTTTCAGGATGCTGTTGACAAAGTCATTCAtcatattaattttgaacGAGACACAAAAGTACAAGTTTTCGAAGCAACCATCCGAATTCTTGGAGGACTACTTTCATCTCATATTTTTGCCtcagaagaaaaatatggaTTTCAAATCCCATTGTATAAGGGTGAATTATTGACATTGGCTACAGAACTAGCAGAACGTTTACTTCCTGCATTTCGAACACCTACTGGAATTCCTTTTGCAAGAATCAATCTAATGAAGGGTGTCGCGTATCGTGAGGTAACCGAAAACTGTGCTGCTGCGGCCTCCAGCCTGGTATTGGAATTTTCTATGCTTACTGCTTTGACTGGGAATAATAAGTTTAAAGCTTCTGCTGAAAACGCTTTTTTCTCCGTATGGAAGCGAAGGTCAGGTATTGGTCTTTTGGGCAATAGTATCGACGTTTTGAGTGGCAGATGGATTTATCCTGTTTCAGGAGTCGGTGCAGGCATCGATAGCTTTTACGAATATGCTTTTAAATCTTATATCTTTCTTGGAGATCCTCGGTATTTAGAAGTTTGGCAAAAGTCTTTGGAATCATTACGGCATTATACCGCTTCTCTTAACGAATATTACTATCAAAACGTTTATTCAGCTAATGGCATGGTGATGTCGCGCTGGGTTGATTCTTTGAGTGCTTATTTCCCTGGGTTATTGGTATTGGCGGGCGAACTGGAGCTTGCCAAGAAAATGCATTTGTactatttttctatttatttgaagttTGGGCAATTACCAGAGCGCTACAACTTGTATACAAAGTCCATCGAACTAAACGGTTATCCTTTACGTCCTGAATTTGCTGAGTCTacatattatttatacaGGGCAACTAAAGATGTATTTTATCTTCATGTCGGTGAATTACTGCTAAGTAATATCGAAAACCACCTATGGACTCCTTGTGGATTTGCGGCAGTAGAGAATCTAGAAAAGTATACACTTTCGAATCGAATGGaaagtttctttttgagCGAAACCcttaaatatttgtttctaTTATTTGACGATGATAATCCCATTCACAGAAGTCACcatgattttatttttacgaCAGAAGGTCATTTGTTTCCCGTGACAAATCAAACACGACTGTCTACCTCTCAAAGAATTTACGACGGTGGAGAAGTTTGTGTTGCAGAAGATTACGACAGATCTAAATGGCCAATGTTATATTCGTTGATAGCATCTAGAGACGATTACGATTATGTCTCTCATTTAGTAGGAATTGATAACAAAGCAATACCCTCGTATCTAATTGATCCATCGGGTGTTTGCAAGAGGCCAGAGTATTCCGATGGTTTTGAACTCCTTTATGGAAGTGCACTTGTTAGTCCTATAAAATCAGTGGAACGTGTAACCAATAATGTATACATATCCGACATTATCGGTAATAAACTTAAATTCGTTCAAAAAGAAGGTTCTAATTCTCTGTTTTTATACACTGCTGGAGCTGAATCTATAAATGAGAATGACACGGTCTTCCTAACCGATCCGGATTATGAGACCTTCACAAGACCTGATGCATTGTACTTTGATCGAACTATTGCTCAGCTAGAAAATCCGAACAGTGGTCAAAAAACGTTTGGAAAATTCCTTCAATTTGACAACGATAATTCTTTACCTTCAAAGGTTTTTAAGACAGTCTTGTTAAATAACAGTATGTGTCAAAAACCCTCCGATACTCTCGACAAAGATACAGCATATATTGCTCCACTTGGCAACTGCTCATGGGTGCagcaagcaaaaaatacCAATAAGGCAGGATTGTTAATTCTCATCACGGATGGTGAATTTATTAATCCGTtagaaaatattcattctCAAAACAGTCTATTCAATTGGGTTAAACCATACATCCCTCCGACTATtctcttaaaaaatgaaaacaattttgtttcTAAATGGGCCAACGTCTCTGTGCGTCAATCAGACTTTGACGCCCCTTCGTACTTCCAAGGAACTCCAGTTTCAAACCTATATTTGTGTCTGAAATGCATAAACAGCTAG